A genomic window from Photobacterium gaetbulicola Gung47 includes:
- a CDS encoding putative transcriptional regulator (COG0583) → MRLKTTLDQWLTLQEIDRAGSIQAAATNLNKSHTTLIYAVKKLEEQLGVSLVEVQKRRAVLTEEGQALLRRANAMLEQARDLEVMSEQIAKGIESEITIAIDHLCDPAWLYHPMAEYLSQNSTTSIQVVETSLSKTQEMVTSEQADIAIINLPVTNYPAEAFGVISMVPVISSHHPLAQKTSLCFGDLSTASQIVVRDLGGERDRNSKQDIGWLKSRQRITVDNFDHAFRAVEQGVGFCRLPEHIVKSRAGDSMVVLSIENAERYQVPLHLTLPKGVKTGPAAKCFYDMLLNAGRKRLN, encoded by the coding sequence ATGAGATTAAAGACCACTCTCGATCAATGGCTGACGCTGCAGGAGATTGATCGTGCTGGCAGTATTCAGGCAGCGGCCACCAACTTGAACAAAAGCCATACCACGCTTATCTATGCGGTGAAAAAGCTCGAAGAACAATTAGGGGTTTCATTGGTAGAAGTGCAAAAGCGAAGGGCCGTTCTCACGGAGGAGGGGCAGGCGTTACTGCGCAGGGCCAATGCCATGCTTGAGCAGGCGCGTGATTTGGAGGTGATGAGCGAACAGATAGCCAAAGGGATAGAGTCTGAAATCACGATTGCTATCGATCACCTTTGTGATCCGGCATGGCTATATCACCCGATGGCGGAATACTTGTCGCAAAACAGCACGACGTCGATTCAGGTTGTGGAAACCTCGCTGTCTAAGACCCAAGAAATGGTTACTAGCGAGCAAGCGGACATCGCTATCATTAATCTGCCGGTTACCAACTACCCTGCTGAAGCTTTTGGGGTGATTTCCATGGTTCCAGTTATCTCTTCACATCATCCTCTGGCACAAAAAACGTCACTTTGCTTTGGCGATCTCTCTACCGCCAGCCAGATTGTGGTCCGTGATTTAGGCGGTGAACGTGATAGAAACAGTAAGCAAGATATTGGCTGGTTGAAATCTCGCCAGCGAATCACGGTCGATAATTTCGACCATGCTTTTCGAGCCGTTGAGCAGGGGGTGGGATTCTGCCGTTTACCAGAGCACATCGTAAAAAGCCGTGCTGGTGACAGCATGGTAGTACTCAGCATAGAAAACGCCGAACGTTATCAAGTGCCGTTGCACCTGACTTTACCCAAAGGCGTGAAAACAGGCCCAGCAGCAAAATGTTTCTATGATATGTTGCTGAATGCAGGTAGAAAAAGGCTCAACTGA
- a CDS encoding hypothetical protein (COG0113) has product MAKLLQVDFEFSGPFGKELSSALAGLAESINNEPGMIWKIWTESENDQLGGGIYLFEDQASAQTYLDMHTARLQQMGINKVRGKIFDINQPLTSINEGPVNQ; this is encoded by the coding sequence ATGGCGAAACTACTACAGGTTGATTTTGAGTTTAGCGGTCCGTTTGGTAAAGAACTGTCCAGTGCATTAGCTGGCCTTGCCGAGTCAATTAACAATGAACCGGGCATGATCTGGAAGATCTGGACAGAGAGTGAAAACGATCAGCTAGGTGGCGGTATCTATCTGTTTGAAGACCAAGCGAGTGCACAGACATACCTAGATATGCACACAGCTCGTTTACAGCAAATGGGGATCAATAAAGTTCGGGGGAAGATTTTTGACATCAACCAACCGCTAACCTCAATAAATGAAGGCCCGGTCAATCAGTGA